DNA sequence from the Streptomyces sp. CA-210063 genome:
CAGAGCTTCTTGAAACCGGCCCGGATCACCCGGCCCGTTCCGCGCATGTACTCGTCGATGCCGCGCATCTCGAAGGAGATGTGGTGCAGGGCGGTGTGCGGGCCCTTGGCGATGGCCATGGAGTGGTGATGGTTGCTGGTCCGCATGAAGTGCATCGCCTCGCCGATGTTCGGATGCGTGAGGATGCCGGAGAGGCGGAAGCCGAGGTGGCGCTCGTACCACTCCCGAGTCACGTTCAGGTCCGGGGAGTTGAGGACGACGTGCGACAGCTTGACCGGGATCGCCTCCTTCTCCTCGATCCTGCGGTGCCGCCGGACCTCGACGTCGGCCAAGACCTCGATGGTGCGACCGTCGACGTCGAAGAAGCGGAAGCCGTAGCCGCCGCCGGGGGTGTCCACCTTGCCCGGCTGGGAGGTCAACTGGACGCCACCCGCGAGGAGTTCCTCGGCCCACGTGTCTACGTCCGGCGCGCTCGCAGCCCCGTAGGAGACGAGGTCGAGCCGCTTCTCGTCGGCCTTGCGCAGCCGTACGACGTACTGCTCCCGCGTCGGAACGGGCCGACCAGGCGTGGTCAGAGCGGCCGAGGTGGGTGGGCAGGTATCCGCCGCCGTGCGCGGCGATCAGCTTCAGTGCCGGTCCAGGACACCGGAGAAGACGAGGTGGGAGAGCGCGACGGCGTTCTCGGTCGGTTGGCCGACGACGTTGGGCAGGTACCACTGGTCCAGCGCTCGTCGAGCGTGCAGCCGAAGGGGTGCAGGAAGAGGATCGCGCCCGTCGCCTCGGCCCGGGCCCAGAAGGGTTCGTACGCCGGATCGGACAGCTCCCGGCCGGGTGCGTGAGGACGACACCGCCCATGTCGCCGCGGGTGTCGCCGACGCCGTCCTGCTCATGCTCGGCTGCCCGCCGGAGGAGGTCACCGCCAGCCGCCAGGGCGCCAGGCGATTGGCTGCCCTGTAGCCCATTGCTGCATCACGTGTACAGCTCGACCGAGCCAGCGCTGCGCAGAAACCACCGATCTGCCTCTCGCCCAGAATGCCCACTCACCAAAAAAAAGGGGGAGCAATGCTCAAGACCTGTGGATCGACCTCGGGTTGAACGCGAAGGGCGTACCTTCCCGAGTGATCGATTGATGGTCATCGAGTAGGCCGGTGCTACGAACACCGGTCGGGAAGGCACGCCCGTGCTCAGCGTAGTCAACGCCGACGGCACCACCGCCAATGGCTCCTCGCTCATCGACGAGATCGTCCGGGAGGGCGCGAGGCGGATGCTCGCGGCCGCGCTGGAGGCCGAAGTCGATGCCTATATAGCCGAGTTGGCCGAGGAGAGGGACGAACGTGGGCGGCGGCTCGTGGTCCGCAACGGCCATCACCAGCCTCGCTCGGTGACCACCGCGGCCGGGACTGTCGAGGTCAAGGCCCCGCGCGTCAACGACAAGCGCATCGATGAGGCGACCGGCGAGCGCAAACGGTTCAGCTCGGCGATCCTCCCGCCGTGGTGCCGCAAGTCCCCGAAGATCAGCGAAGTGCTGCCGCTGCTCTACCTGCACGGCCTGTCGTCCGGCGACTTCGTGCCCGCACTTGAGCAGTTCCTCGGCTCCTCGGCCGGCCTGTCTGCGGCCACGGTGACCCGCCTCACCCAGCAGTGGCAGGGCGACCACAAGGCGTTCGGCGAGCGCGATCTGTCCGCCACGGACTACGTCTATGTCTGGGCCGACGGCATTCACCTGCGGATACGGGGCCGCCAGCTCCGCCAGCGTCGGCACCGGCCGCCCCTACGCCCCTTCACCTTTTCCTCAAGAGACTTTTCGGGTCCGTTTTCCCGCTGCCGTTGGACTGTCTCAAGCACCACATGAAAGGGTCTGCCGAGTGAACACCACCGACATTCGCGTCCTTGTCGCTGATGACCAGGATCTCGTGCGTACGGGGTTCCGGCTGATCCTCGAAACGCAGCCCGGGATCGAGGTGGTCGGGGAGGCCACCGACGGCGCCGACTGTGTCGATGCCGCCCGGCGGCTGCGTCCGGATGTGTGTCTGGTCGACATCCGGATGCCGAGGCTGGACGGGATCGAGGTGACCAGGCTGCTGGCCGGCCCGGGTGTGGTGGATCCTCTCAACGTGGTGGTGGTTACCACCTTCGACCAGGACGACTACGTCACCTCCGCGCTGCGCAACGGCGCCTGCGGATTCCTCCTGAAGGACGCCTCGCCCGCCCTGCTGGTCGAGGCAGTGCGGGCCGCTGCCCGTGGCGACGCGCTTGTCTCACCCGCGGTGACGGTGCGGTTGCTCAGGCGGTTGGAGGAGCACGAGCGGACCGCCGCACTTCCAGCGCCGGTCCGGGATGTGCTCAGTGGCCGGGAGCTGGACATCGTGCAGCTGGTGGCGGTGGGGCGCACCAACCAGGAGATCTGCGACGAGTTGTTCCTGTCGCTGTCGTCGGTCAAGACGTACCTGGGCCGGGTCCAGGGCAAGATCGACGCCCGCAATCGTGTCGAGATCGCGGCCTGGGCCTGGGAGAAGGGTGTCGTCAGGACGGCAGACTGAGCCAGTTGGCAGGTGGCGTCAGGTTCCCTTCGTCGGCAGGTCCTCGGCCGGCGTAGGCGTCGCAGCCTTCTGACCGTCGGCGGTCAGCGGGAAGACGGCTGTCGTCTGCCAGCCACCGCCCAGCGCGGGACCGGCGGTGAGTGTCCCGTCGACGGCTTCGATCCGTTCGTGCAGCCCGACCAGGCCGAAGCCGCCCCGGCCGCCAGTGGGCGGTGCGCCACGACGGGTGGGAGCGGTGTTCAGGGTCGTGACCCGCAGCCAGGCGTGATCGGCGTCGAGGCGCACCGTCACCTTCGCGCCCGGCGCGTGACGGCGTACGTTGGTGAGGGTCTCCTGCACCATGCGGTGGACGGAAGTCTCCACCTCCGGAGGCAGCCGTACGGCGCGAGCGGCGGCCGAGACGTCGAGCCGGGCCTGTCCTGCTCTCGTTGGTCCGGTGCCCTTCGCGGATGCCGTCGCATCCTCCATCGCCGTCGCTGAGAAGTCCGAGACCATTCGGCCGAGTTCGGTCATGAGCTCGCCAGGCCGAGGGCCGCCGCGTTCCTCCTCACGCAGGACATGGATCAGCCGCCGCATGGACGCGAGCGTCTCCGAGCCGGAGCGGGCGATGTTCTTGAGGATCGGATCGACCTTGTCCGGCGCGCTTTGGTGCACCGCCAGAGCCGCGTTGGCCTGCACGATCATCCCGGTGACGTGGTGGGCGATGAAGTCGTGCAGATCCCGGGCCAGCTCCAGGCGCTCGCCGTGGCGCACCTCGACGATCGCTCGGGCCCGGCGGGCCTGCAGCAGCCGCAGATACGCCCCGAGGCTCGTGCCGCCCACGACGAAGATGAACAGTACGAAACAGCTGCCCAGGGTCCGCGGGTCCCCATCGACTCGCAGCGGCTGCAGGATCATGGAGACACCGAGGGCCGCACCCAGGCCGAAGGCGGCGCCCGGCCGAGCCACCCCCCGCACGGTGAACGTGATCAGCCCGAGCAGGCCGGCGGTCTCCAGCAATCCCCAGGACGCGGGACCCTGTCGGTAGGGAATCGCGGGGGCCCATACGGTCAGTGCCGTGGACAGCACGGCCGCGACACCCGCGCGCCACATCAGCGCGGGACTCCGGTCGGCACGAACGAGAGCCGCCGCGGCGAGTGGCCCGGAGCCCAGGGTGGTCAGCCAGACGGTGGGCGAGTCGATCACCGTGGGCCCGTACACCAGATGCGTCAGGTCCAGCAGCCAGACCAGGACGAAGACGGCGCCCACGCCTATGGTGATCAGGCGCTGAGCCCTGGCGGAGAACGGCAGGTCGTATTCCACACCGGGCAGCCTACGAAAGGTGCGGGACGGGCAGCGTCGGCCGAATGGCCGACGCCCGGTCCCGAATCAAGGACGGATGGCCGACGAGCACCGGGTGCCGGGCGGCCCAGGATGGCGACGGCATCTCGCCACTCCCCCATCCTGATCCGTCGAACGGAGTGCGCCCTCGTGGCCGAATACCTTTACAGACTGGGCCGGTTCGCCTTTCGCAGGCGGCGCGTCGTCGTGGCCTTCTGGCTGGTCGTACTGGCACTGACCGGTGTCGCCGCCGCCAGCGCGTCGACGCCCAAACCCACCTCCTTCTCGTTGCCGGGAACGGAGGCGCAGAAGGCCTACGACCTGCTCTCGGAACGCTTCCCGGGAACGTACGCCGACGGCGCGACCGCCCGCGTGGTGTTCAAAGCGCCCGACGGCGAGAAGATCACCGACCCGGCCAACAAGGCCGAGGTCGAACAGGCCGTGGCGAAGCTGAAGGACAGCTCCGACCAGGTCGCCCGGGTCCTGGACCCGTTCGCCGTCCAGGCGGTCAGCCGGGACGCCTCCACCGCCTACATCCAGGTGTCGTACAAGCTGCCGGCGTTCGAACTGGACGACTCGATCGCTGACCAGGTGTTCGAGATCGCCGACGAGGCACGGCAGGGCGGGCTGACCGTGGAGGCGAGCGGCGACGCGGTCCGGGAGAAGCTGCACATGGGAGCCAGCGAGATCATCGGCGTGGCGATAGCCGCCGTCGTCCTGATGATCACCTTCGGCTCCCTGATCGCCGCCGGGCTGCCGCTCGCGACGGCGCTGGTCGGCGTGGGCATCGCCGTGACCTCGATCATCGCCCTGGCCAACGTACTCGACCTGGGCAGCACCACCACCGTCCTGGCGACCATGCTCGGGCTGGCCGTCGCCATCGACTACGCCCTGTTCATCGTCTCCCGCTACCGCGCGGAACTCGCCCACAGCAGCGACCGAGAACACGCGGCCGGGCGGGCGGTGGGCACAGCCGGATCCGCGGTGGTCTTCGCCGGGCTGACCGTGGTCATCGCGCTGGTCGGTCTGACCGTGGTCAACATCCCCCCGCTCACGAAGATGGGGCTGGCCGCGGCCGCCACCGTCACCCTCGCCGTGGTGATCGCGCTCACCATGATCCCGGCACTGGTCGGCTTCGCCGGCGACCGTCTCCTCCCCCGCAAGACCCGCGAGAGCGCCGTCGCTCACGACGGCAGGCCCAACATGGGCACGCGCTGGGCCCGGTTCGTGCTGCGCCGGCCGGTGGCGGTGCTGCTGTTCGCGGTGCTCGGGCTCTGCGTGGTCGCCGTACCCGCCGCCTCCCTGGAACTGGGGCTGCCCAACGAAGGCTCGCAGCCGACCTCCACGACCCAGCGCAAGGCATACGACCTGCTGTCGGACAACTTCGGCCCCGGCGTCAACGGCCCGCTGCTCGTCGTGGTCGACGCCAAGGGCACCGGCAGCGGCCCCAAGACCGCCGCCGCCGACCTCACGGCGAAGATCCGTACCCTCGACAACGTCGCGACGGTGCGCCAGGCCACCTTCAACGAGGCCGGCACCACCGCGGTCGTGCCGGTCGTCCCCAAGTCGGGCCCCGGCGGCACCGACACCGAAGACCTCGTCCACACGATCCGGGACGCCGGCGACACCATCAAGGCGGACACCGGCGCCACCGTCTACGTCACCGGTCAAGCGGCCATGAACGTCGACTTCTCGCAGCGGATGAGCGAGGTCCTGCTGCCCTACCTGGCCCTGGTCGTCGGCCTCGCCTTCCTCCTGCTGATCGCCGTCTTCCGCTCCGTGCTGGTCCCGCTGAAGGCCGCCGTCGGCTTCCTGTTCTCGGTGGCCGCGAGCCTCGGAGCGGTGGTCGCGGTCTTCCAGTGGGGCTGGTTCGGCCTCCAGGAGCCGAGCCCGATCATGAGCATGATGCCGATCTTCATGATCGGCGTGGTCTTCGGACTCGCCATGGACTACGAGGTGTTCCTGGTGACCCGCATGCGCGAGGCATACGTCCACGGACAGGCACCGCGCGAAGCCGTCGTCACCGGCTTCCAGCACGGCGCGCGCGTCGTCACCGCCGCCGCGACGATCATGATCGCGGTCTTCGCGGGCTTCATCGGCGTCGACGACTCCATGGTCAAGATGATCGGCTTCGGCCTCGCCATCGCCGTCCTCTTCGACGCCTTCGTCGTCCGGATGACCATCGTCCCGGCCGTCCTTGCGCTGCTCGGCAAGCGGGCCTGGTGGCTGCCCCGGTGGCTCGACAGGGCCCTGCCCAACGTGGACATCGAGGGTGAGGCTCTCAGCGCGTCGCCCGAACCTTCCGGGCCGTCGGCAGCGGACGAACCACAGCAGTCCGTACACGGCTGACCGCCGGCGCACTTCCGTCCTCCAGGGATCCCCGCAGTCGGACAGCAGGCCGCGGGGCTCCCGGAGCCGGGACCGAGTCCTCCGACACAATGCGGCGGTCGGCGCCTACAAGCACACCTTCTCTCTCCCCTCACCGCCTCCATGAAGAGAGACACCGCATGACCAGCGTCCTCATCGTCGATGACCAAGCCCTCAACCGTCTCGGCCTCAGCATGCTGAGGCAGGCCAGGCCCGACATGACCGTCTCCGGTGAGACCGACGACGGCGCCCAAGCCGTGCGCACGACCCCGGATCCCGCCCCTGGCGTCCTCCTGACGGACGTACCCATGGACGGAACGGACGGCATCGAGGCGACTCGGCGCATCACCGAGTCGGGCGGTGATGCGCGTGTCCTCGTCCTGACCGCCCTGGATCTCGACGGTCACGCCCACGCCGGCGTGGGCTCCGGTGCCAGCGCCTTCCTCGTGCAGCCCCTGCCCGACCAACTGGCCGCCGACATCCGCGCGGTGGCCGTCCAGCACACCGTTCTCCCACCAGGTCCGGCCCGCGAACCCGCCACCGCTCGGGTCGGCGGCCCGAGCCCCACATCAGCGCAGACCCGTCGGCTCCACGCGCCCACCCAGCGCGAACGCGAGGTCCTCACCGCCGTCGCCACCGGCCTCAGCAACACCGAGATCGCCGAGCACCTCCATCTCGCCGAATCCACCGTGAAGTCCCATGTGAGCCGACTTCTCCCCGAGCCTGACCCGCAAGCTCATCCATGCCTTCGCCGACCGCCTACCTGGCGGCTCGCTGGCCAAGGATCAGCGGCTCGCCGAGCTGACCCAGCGCGAACGCGAGGTCCTCGTCGCCCTCGCCTCCGGCGCCAGCAACGCGGAGATCGGCCAACGCCTCTCCCTGGCCGAGACCACCGTCAAAACGCACGTCAGCCGCATCCTCGCGAAGATCGGCGCTCGCGACCGCGTCCAGGCCGTCATCTTCGCCTACGACACCGGCGTGGTCCGGCCCGCATGACCGGCTCCCTCGCCGCACGAGCCCCGCACAGCGCCCGTTCTGTCATGTCTCCGACTCCCAGGTTCCTCTCAGAACCTTTCAGGGAAACCTCGGGCGAGATGACCAGGCTTCCGGACCATGAGTCATCACACCACGCTGACCTCAGGCGCCCCGCGAAACCCTCTTCCCCCTCGCCCCTCCCGGCATGGGCACCCACCACAGGGTCCCCGCGCCTCGAAAGGCCAGGGCCCGTCCGTCACGGCTGGGCAGAACGTGTCGGCGGGCGTCGTCTGCGCCCTCGCGGCGTTCGCCGCGATGCTCGCTGTGGCCTTGTTCGGGCTGTCCCTCGCGGACGCGTCGTCCGCCACACCTGTGATGCCGGCGGCCTTGGCGATCGTGTGCCTGGCCGTCGGCGGATCGGCCGGCTTCTCGGGCGGCTCCGGCGGTGGCTTCCTGTCGATGGGGCTGGAGGGCGGTGTGCGCGGCACGCCGCTGGCGGTGACCCTGGTCGGTGCGCTCGTCCTCGGCCTGGCGTTCTTCTGGCGGTTGCGCGGCCGGCGCGTCACGGCCCAGTTGCTGTTCGCCAGGGCGGCCGTCGCCTCGGTGACCTGGCTCGTCCTGCTCCTGGTGGCCGCGCCCCTCGCCCGGGGAAGCCTGCACCTGCCCGACTCGGTCACCGCCAAGCTGAAGCCGGGAGCCGGCGGCTCGGGCGGGGGCGGCCTGCTCGGCGGGGGCGGTGGCGGCCTGTTGGGCAAGCTCGGCGGCGCGGATCGGTCCTCCAGCCTCTCCGCCGTGGACTTCCACACGGACGTGGCGATGACCGTGTTCGCCGGCCTGCTCTGGCTGCTCGTGGTGCTCGCCCTGGGGACGCTGGCGGCTCGGCGGCCCCGCTTCCCCGTACGGTTCGCGACGGGCAGGCTGCGTACGGTGGTGGGTCCCGTGCTCTCCGCGACTGCCACCGTCGTCCTGGCCGTGACGCTCTCCCTCACGCTGGTCGTGACCGTCGGCGCCTTCGCCCTGGGGGGCGACAACGGCGGCAAGGCGGCCGGTGCGGCCCTCCTCGTGGCGCCGAACGGCGTGTTCGCCCTCCTGTCGACCGGCCTCGGCGCCTCCTGGTCGTTCTCCTTCGAGGGAGCGATGGACGCGAGCAGCCCGTTCGGGAGCCTGCTCAGCGGACTGTCCGGCGGCGGTCTCCTAGGCGGCATGACCGGAGGCTCCGACGGCGGGGGCTTCACCCCGCCGTACCGCTCGATGAGCCTGGCGGACGTCACGGGAGGCAGCCTCGCCATGCGTCTGGCGGTGCTCCTGTGCGCCCTGGCCGTGCTGGTCGTCTGCGGGATGCTGACCGCTGCCCGTACCCCGGTGGCGACCCGGCGCGACGGCACGCCGCTGTCCACCCGGTCGACGCGGGCTGCGATGACCGCCGCGCAGGTCGGCCTCGCCTGGTCGGTCCTGCTGGTGATGGCTCAGTTGTTCGGCGGCCCGTCGATGACGGGGGTCATGTCGCTCGGGGACATGCCCCTGATGAACCTGAACGCGCGGGGCGGTGCCGACAGCGTGACGGCCGCCGTCCTCCTCGGGCTGTTCACCGCGGCCGCGTCCGGATGGGTCGGCAGCGTCGTCCACGACACGTACCGGGTGCGCCGCTCCCGACGTACGGCCAAGGCTTCCCAGCGACCGCACGCGACCACGGCGCCCGCTCACCACAGCACTCCCTGACCCCACGACCACGCGCACTCCACTCCCCGAGGAGGACGGTATGCAAGCGACCGAAGCCGCGGCCCCACGGGAGGTGTCCCGCGGGGCGGGCTCCCTCCTCGTTGTAGACGACGAACCCGTCGTCCTCGAACTCCTGCCCACCGCGCTACGGCACGCCGGGTTCACCGTGACGACCGCCGCCACCGGCCGACAGGCCGTGGCGGCGGCCTACGAGAACCCCCCGGACCTGGTCGTTCTCGACGTGATGCTGCCCGACATGGACGGCTTTACCGTCATCCGCCGGCTGCGCGACCTGCCGGACCGCACCACCGGAGAGACGGGCCGCCGCATGCCCGTGCTTTTCCTGACGGCCCTGGACACCACCGAGGACATGCTCAACGGCCTGCGCCTGGGCGGGGACGACTACGTCACCAAGCCGTTCGACCTCCAGGTGCTGATCGCCCGCATCCACGCCGTCCTGCGCCGTACCACCGCCATCACGAGCCCCCTCATGTCCGTCGCGGACGTGCAACTCGACCCCGATGCCCACCAGGTGACCCGGGCCGGGCAGCCCGTGCGCCTGTCACCGACGGAGTTCCGGCTGCTGCACTTCCTGATACTCAACGCCGGCCGCGTGGTGTCCAAGGCACAGATCCTGGACAACGTCTGGCACTACGACTTCGACGGCGACCCCAGCATCGTCGACACCTACGTCAGCTACCTGCGCCGCAAGCTGGACGCCGGTCGGCCCCGGCTCATCCACACCATCTACGGCCAGGGCTACGTCCTGCGCAGGCCCACTCCATGAGCACGCTCCGGTGGCTGCGAGGCCTCCTCGCCCGCCTGTCCCTGCGCACCCGGCTCGTCCTTCTGACCGTCGTCCTGCTGACGGCGGGGCTGGTCGCCTCGACCGTCGTGGTCCACCACCTGCTGCGCGCCTACCTGCAGGAACAGACGGACCGTCAACTTGTCCCCGCCGCCGACCTGTTCGCCCGCATCCCGCCCTCCCTCTCACCCAACCCCACCACCACGGACAGGCCACTTGCGAAGGAAGCCGCCGAGCGCCTGTCCGCGCTGAACCTCTTCGACACGCCCGCTGTCGTCTACCTCGACGCCGCGGGCCGATCGGTCGGCGCCGCGGGGACGCAGCCCGACACCAGCCCGCAACTGCCTGCCCCCGCCCCCACCACCGTCGTCGCGCATGGCACCGATCCCTTCACCGTGCCCGGCCAGGACGGCGGACCGCGCTGGCGCGTGGTCGTCCGGCCGCTGACCGACACGGCACGCCTCCTCGACAGTCCATCGGACCCAAAGGCCGTCTCGGTGGCGGTGGCCACGTCGACGGGCGAGGCCGACGCGACCGTCGACCGCCTGTGGACCATCTCCACCACCGTCGCCGCCGCCCTCCTGGCCGTACTCGCCGCGGTCGGCTGGTTCGCCGTACGCTCCGGCTTCCGCCCGCTGACCAGCATCGAGGAGACGGCCACCGCCATCGCCGCCGGGGACCTCTCCCACCGCGTTCCCGACCTGGCCTCCCCGCAGACCGAGATCGGTCGGCTGGCCACCGTCATCAACAACATGCTCGTACAGATCGAGACGGCCTTCGCCGCCCGCGCCGACTCCGAGGCGCGGATGCGCCGCTTCGTCGCCGACGCCAGCCATGAACTGCGCACCCCGCTCGTGGGCATCAAGGGCTCCACCGACCTGTACCGCATGGGCGCCCTCCCCACGACTGAGGACATCGACCGCACCATGGACCGCATCTCCGGCGAGGCCGAACGCCTGGCCCGCCTGGTGGAGGACATGCTGCAACTCGCCCGCCTCGACGAAACCCCGCACCACACCGGCATCCCTCTCCAGCTCGCCCCGACCGACCTGCGCACCCTCGCCGTCGACGCCCTGCGTGACGTACGCGCCCTCGACCCCACCCGCCCGGTCGAACTCACCGGTCCCGACGACGGGGCACCGGCCTCCTCCGCCGCCCTCGCCGACGAGGCGGCCCTGCGCCAGGTCGTCTCCAACCTGGTCGGCAACGCCGTCACCCACACCCCCGGCGGCACCCCCATCCGCATCGGCGTCGGTACCGTCGACGGCCACGCCGTCCTCGAAGTCGCCGACCAGGGCCCCGGCATGACCGACGAACAGGCCAAGCAGGTCTTCGAACGCTTCTACCGCGTCGACAGCTCCCGCACCCGCTCAGCCGGCGCCGGCGCCGGCCTTGGCCTGTCCATCGTCCACTCCCTGGTCACGGCCCACCACGGCCGAGTCGAACTCACCACGTCCCCCGGCCAGGGGGCGACCTTCCGCCTCCTGCTGCCGCCGGTCACGGACACGATCCGCTGAAACTCAACCCGCCCCAGTTCGAATGGAGACGCTGGCGGGAGACCTGCTCAACCTGCGGTAGGGCAGTCGGCGTGGCTGCTCAAACCTGCGGCCAACTCTGCGAAAAATATCTGGAGTTATTCATATTTGTGCCGTTACCGCTTCTCATGGCGGCCTCAACGGCAGCAGGATGGCCGCGATCTCGGGGACTTGACCACTCCGCATCGACCGTCTCGCGCGTGCGTTCGCAGGCATGCGCGGGGAAGGCGCCACGTTGTCCCAGCAAAACGCCGGCCGACGCCTGCGGGCAGGCCGCAGAGCCGCGTCCCTGTTGGTGCAGTGGTCTTCAGCGGCCTTCTCCTCACCTCCGTGCCGAGCGCGCCAATCCCGCAGACCGATCCGGCGACGACCCAACTGCCCGATACCGCCCGGAAGTCGTACTCCGACGGCATCTACCTCGTGCAGCTTGCTGACCAGCCCGTCGCCGCCTACCCCAAGACGGCACCAGCGCCCGGCACGCGGCTGGAGACACACTCGCAAGCCGTACGCGACCACACCGACCGCCTCGCGCGGGCGCGCGAAAAGGTGCTGCACGCGGTGGACGGGGTGCGCCCCCTCTACGCCTACGACCTTCTGCTCAACGGCTTCGCCGCAGACCTGAGGGCACGTCAGGCCGAGGAGATGGCCCGAACCCCGGGCGTCGTCTCGCTGACGCCCAACGAGAGCGGACTGGTTGGGT
Encoded proteins:
- a CDS encoding protease inhibitor I9 family protein, with amino-acid sequence MPSAPIPQTDPATTQLPDTARKSYSDGIYLVQLADQPVAAYPKTAPAPGTRLETHSQAVRDHTDRLARAREKVLHAVDGVRPLYAYDLLLNGFAADLRARQAEEMARTPGVVSLTPNESGLVGSAQRQLERGCDRRNRCEIPSLQDRTLRFRDGAARGLGGESRGGTEARRCGAPSPQRANQTASPPTRQSSATPRPPSAPPSRRPFASDKR
- a CDS encoding streptophobe family protein, with translation MSAGVVCALAAFAAMLAVALFGLSLADASSATPVMPAALAIVCLAVGGSAGFSGGSGGGFLSMGLEGGVRGTPLAVTLVGALVLGLAFFWRLRGRRVTAQLLFARAAVASVTWLVLLLVAAPLARGSLHLPDSVTAKLKPGAGGSGGGGLLGGGGGGLLGKLGGADRSSSLSAVDFHTDVAMTVFAGLLWLLVVLALGTLAARRPRFPVRFATGRLRTVVGPVLSATATVVLAVTLSLTLVVTVGAFALGGDNGGKAAGAALLVAPNGVFALLSTGLGASWSFSFEGAMDASSPFGSLLSGLSGGGLLGGMTGGSDGGGFTPPYRSMSLADVTGGSLAMRLAVLLCALAVLVVCGMLTAARTPVATRRDGTPLSTRSTRAAMTAAQVGLAWSVLLVMAQLFGGPSMTGVMSLGDMPLMNLNARGGADSVTAAVLLGLFTAAASGWVGSVVHDTYRVRRSRRTAKASQRPHATTAPAHHSTP
- a CDS encoding response regulator transcription factor is translated as MQATEAAAPREVSRGAGSLLVVDDEPVVLELLPTALRHAGFTVTTAATGRQAVAAAYENPPDLVVLDVMLPDMDGFTVIRRLRDLPDRTTGETGRRMPVLFLTALDTTEDMLNGLRLGGDDYVTKPFDLQVLIARIHAVLRRTTAITSPLMSVADVQLDPDAHQVTRAGQPVRLSPTEFRLLHFLILNAGRVVSKAQILDNVWHYDFDGDPSIVDTYVSYLRRKLDAGRPRLIHTIYGQGYVLRRPTP
- a CDS encoding MMPL family transporter, with product MAEYLYRLGRFAFRRRRVVVAFWLVVLALTGVAAASASTPKPTSFSLPGTEAQKAYDLLSERFPGTYADGATARVVFKAPDGEKITDPANKAEVEQAVAKLKDSSDQVARVLDPFAVQAVSRDASTAYIQVSYKLPAFELDDSIADQVFEIADEARQGGLTVEASGDAVREKLHMGASEIIGVAIAAVVLMITFGSLIAAGLPLATALVGVGIAVTSIIALANVLDLGSTTTVLATMLGLAVAIDYALFIVSRYRAELAHSSDREHAAGRAVGTAGSAVVFAGLTVVIALVGLTVVNIPPLTKMGLAAAATVTLAVVIALTMIPALVGFAGDRLLPRKTRESAVAHDGRPNMGTRWARFVLRRPVAVLLFAVLGLCVVAVPAASLELGLPNEGSQPTSTTQRKAYDLLSDNFGPGVNGPLLVVVDAKGTGSGPKTAAADLTAKIRTLDNVATVRQATFNEAGTTAVVPVVPKSGPGGTDTEDLVHTIRDAGDTIKADTGATVYVTGQAAMNVDFSQRMSEVLLPYLALVVGLAFLLLIAVFRSVLVPLKAAVGFLFSVAASLGAVVAVFQWGWFGLQEPSPIMSMMPIFMIGVVFGLAMDYEVFLVTRMREAYVHGQAPREAVVTGFQHGARVVTAAATIMIAVFAGFIGVDDSMVKMIGFGLAIAVLFDAFVVRMTIVPAVLALLGKRAWWLPRWLDRALPNVDIEGEALSASPEPSGPSAADEPQQSVHG
- a CDS encoding response regulator; amino-acid sequence: MNTTDIRVLVADDQDLVRTGFRLILETQPGIEVVGEATDGADCVDAARRLRPDVCLVDIRMPRLDGIEVTRLLAGPGVVDPLNVVVVTTFDQDDYVTSALRNGACGFLLKDASPALLVEAVRAAARGDALVSPAVTVRLLRRLEEHERTAALPAPVRDVLSGRELDIVQLVAVGRTNQEICDELFLSLSSVKTYLGRVQGKIDARNRVEIAAWAWEKGVVRTAD
- a CDS encoding sensor histidine kinase, with product MSTLRWLRGLLARLSLRTRLVLLTVVLLTAGLVASTVVVHHLLRAYLQEQTDRQLVPAADLFARIPPSLSPNPTTTDRPLAKEAAERLSALNLFDTPAVVYLDAAGRSVGAAGTQPDTSPQLPAPAPTTVVAHGTDPFTVPGQDGGPRWRVVVRPLTDTARLLDSPSDPKAVSVAVATSTGEADATVDRLWTISTTVAAALLAVLAAVGWFAVRSGFRPLTSIEETATAIAAGDLSHRVPDLASPQTEIGRLATVINNMLVQIETAFAARADSEARMRRFVADASHELRTPLVGIKGSTDLYRMGALPTTEDIDRTMDRISGEAERLARLVEDMLQLARLDETPHHTGIPLQLAPTDLRTLAVDALRDVRALDPTRPVELTGPDDGAPASSAALADEAALRQVVSNLVGNAVTHTPGGTPIRIGVGTVDGHAVLEVADQGPGMTDEQAKQVFERFYRVDSSRTRSAGAGAGLGLSIVHSLVTAHHGRVELTTSPGQGATFRLLLPPVTDTIR
- a CDS encoding sensor histidine kinase translates to MEYDLPFSARAQRLITIGVGAVFVLVWLLDLTHLVYGPTVIDSPTVWLTTLGSGPLAAAALVRADRSPALMWRAGVAAVLSTALTVWAPAIPYRQGPASWGLLETAGLLGLITFTVRGVARPGAAFGLGAALGVSMILQPLRVDGDPRTLGSCFVLFIFVVGGTSLGAYLRLLQARRARAIVEVRHGERLELARDLHDFIAHHVTGMIVQANAALAVHQSAPDKVDPILKNIARSGSETLASMRRLIHVLREEERGGPRPGELMTELGRMVSDFSATAMEDATASAKGTGPTRAGQARLDVSAAARAVRLPPEVETSVHRMVQETLTNVRRHAPGAKVTVRLDADHAWLRVTTLNTAPTRRGAPPTGGRGGFGLVGLHERIEAVDGTLTAGPALGGGWQTTAVFPLTADGQKAATPTPAEDLPTKGT